A genomic stretch from Chaetodon auriga isolate fChaAug3 chromosome 17, fChaAug3.hap1, whole genome shotgun sequence includes:
- the agr2 gene encoding anterior gradient protein 2 homolog, whose protein sequence is MKMIKVTLLVLLVLVTVSSTFGKYIPKSGKRIPQTLSRGWGDQLIWAQTYEEALYWSRSRNKPLMVIFHLEDCPHSQALKKVISEDNEIQKILDEDFIILNLVYETTDKHLSPDGQYVPRIIFVDPSMTVRADINGRYSNRMYAYEPSDLKLLMTNMKKAKKLLKSEL, encoded by the exons ATGAAGATGATCAAAGTGACATTATTGGTACTCTTGGTCTTGGTGACTGTGTCCTCCACCTTTGGAAAATACATCCCAAAGAGCGGCAAGAGGATTCCTCAGACTCTGTCTAGAG GTTGgggtgatcagctgatctgggCTCAGACTTATGAGGAGGCTCTCTACTGGTCCAGGTCAAG AAACAAGCCTCTGATGGTTATCTTTCATCTTGAGGACTGCCCACACAGCCAGG CACTGAAGAAGGTTATTTCTGAAGACAATGAAATCCAGAAAATTCTCGATGAAGACTTCATCATCCTCAATCTGGTG TatgaaacaacagacaaacatctTTCTCCTGATGGACAGTATGTCCCCAGAATCATTTTTGTCG ACCCCTCAATGACAGTGAGGGCAGACATCAATGGTCGATACTCCAACCGCATGTATGCTTATGAACCAAGTGACCTCAAACTCT TGATGACCAACATGAAGAAGGCTAAGAAGCTACTGAAGTCTGAGCTGTAA
- the ppp1r10 gene encoding serine/threonine-protein phosphatase 1 regulatory subunit 10, which yields MAGGPVDPREILKGVEALLGKDGELRSLEGVPKVFSLMKASTKMVSRCMYLNILLQTKSHDVLNRFIRVGGYRLLNSWLTYSKTTNNTPLLQLILLTLQKLPLKVDHLKQNNTAKLVKQLSKSAETEDLRKLASVLVDGWMATIRSQSVSSSCNSPAEKKKKKEESKVQVRDVKEKSGDEEKKKEKPKAHAPSHTKIRSIGLEMDIPNVAPSKKTPAAPQLGDKYNIKPPVLKRPSSGPSDAPPLEKKYKPLNTPSNSTKEIKVKIIPAQPMECTGFLDALNSAPVPGIKIKKKKPGTSNTANTKAVSPTSNKASPFDSKPSTYSSSSTKPSSPETAASTTPDENQEAEQPGTPVPSEDPEASDNGEKPNALAEPRGEEESLTKKGKKKKTVHWAEEEQLKHYFYFDLDETERVNVNKIKDFGEAAKRELMMDRQTFEMARRLSHDTMEERVPWTPPRPLMLAGSLVTPGANSTEKLTQRDREMGILQEIFLSKESVPDSPHEPDPEPYEPMPPRLIPLDEDSSMLDDSYGELMDTTSQQGSTMAQNESSKLPPVLANLMVNLSNSSRSPQATNTVNNPVAPTVNVQELLSSIMGASGNQSTEDLIKQPDFSDKIKQLLGSLQQTQSQNQGGPPPVNQGLLGHGPGMNSMNNMNMHMQMPMNGGYPPNNPPSGPRFNHPPPPHNHGPPFNTGGGPRMMGPPPGQGRGDNGNYWGDDSMRGGPHRGGHFHRGGRGRGGGEPGFRGRGRGGPRGGHNSMNDMSKRPVCRHFMMKGSCRYESNCAFYHPGVNGPPLPPNHPANNQHNQHAQHGH from the exons ATGGCAGGGGGACCAGTGGACCCCAGAGAGATTTTGAAGGGGGTGGAGGCTCTGTTAGGAAAAGATGGGGAGCTTCGCAGCCTTGAGGGAGTCCCGAAGGTTTTTAG CCTGATGAAAGCTTCTACGAAGATGGTCAGTAGATGTATGTACCTGAACATCCTGCTGCAGACAAAATCCCATGATGTTCTTAACAG GTTTATCAGAGTTGGGGGGTACAGGCTGCTCAACTCCTGGCTCACCTACTCCAAAACTACCAACAACACCCCCCTGCTGCAGCTAATCCTGCTCACACTACAGAAGTTGCCTCTCAAAGTGGACCACCTCAAACAG aaCAACACAGCCAAGCTGGTGAAGCAGCTGAGCAAGAGTGCAGAAACTGAGg ACCTGAGGAAACTGGCATCTGTGCTTGTAGATGGCTGGATGGCTACAATCCGCTCCCAGAGTGTCTCAAGCAGTTGCAACTCTCCTGCTG aaaagaaaaagaagaaagaagagagcaaGGTGCAGGTGCGGGATGTGAAAGAAAAGAGTGgagatgaggagaagaagaaggagaaaccTAAAGCTCATGCACCCAGCCACACAAAGATTCGTTCCATAG GATTGGAGATGGACATTCCCAATGTGGCCCCGTCTAAGAAGACGCCCGCGGCCCCACAGCTCGGTGACAAGTACAACATCAAGCCTCCAGTCCTCAAGAGGCCGAG CTCTGGTCCATCAGATGCTCCGCCTCTGGAGAAAAAATACAAGCCTCTAAATACCCCCTCTAACTCTACCAAAGAGATCAAAGTCAAGATCATTCCAGCACAAC CAATGGAGTGCACAGGGTTCCTTGATGCTCTGAATTCTGCCCCAGTGCCTGGAATTAAgatcaagaagaagaaacctgGTACTAGTAATACAGCTAATACCAAGGCAGTCTCCCCTACGTCTAACAAG gcAAGTCCATTTGACAGCAAACCCTCTACATATTCTTCATCTTCTACTAAACCGTCATCTCCAGAAACTGCTGCTTCCACCACTCCTGATGAAaaccaggaggcagagcagccagGGACCCCTGTTCCCTCTGAGGACCCTGAGGCCTCTGACAATG GTGAGAAGCCCAATGCTCTGGCAGAACCAcgtggagaagaagaaagtttgACCAAGaaaggcaagaagaagaagacagttCACtgggctgaggaggagcagctcaaACACTACTTCTACTTTGATCTAGATGAGACGGAGAGAG TCAACGTCAACAAGATTAAAGACTTTGGTGAGGCTGCCAAACGAGAGCTTATGATGGACAGGCAGACGTTTGAGATGGCCCGTCGGCTCTCCCATGACACTATGGAAGAGAGGGTCCCCTGGACACCCCCAAGACCCTTGATGCTGGCTGGCAGCCTGGTCACCCCTGGGGccaacagcacagagaaactcaCCCAAAGAGACCGTGAGATGGGCATCCTGCAGGAGATCTTCTTAAGCAAAGAAAG TGTGCCTGACAGTCCACATGAACCAGACCCAGAGCCGTATGAACCCATGCCTCCACGTCTCATCCCTCTGGATGAG GACTCCTCCATGTTGGATGACAGCTATGGTGAGCTCATGGACACCACATCACAGCAGGGCTCTACCATGGCCCAAAATGAGAGCTCCAAGCTGCCACCTGTCCTGGCTAACCTTATGGTCAACCTGAGCAACAGCTCACGCAGCCCGCAagccacaaacacagtcaacaaCCCTGTGGCTCCCACAGTTAATGTACAGGAGCTGCTCTCATCTATCATG GGTGCTTCTGGGAACCAGTCTACTGAAGACTTGATCAAGCAGCCTGACTTCTCAGACAAGATTAAACAGCTACTGGGCTCCCTGCAGCAGACCCAGAGCCAGAACCAGGGTGGACCTCCACCAG TTAACCAGGGTTTGCTGGGCCATGGTCCAGGCATGAACAGTATGAACAACAtgaacatgcacatgcagatgCCCATGAACGGCGGCTACCCACCCAACAACCCACCCAGTGGGCCTCGCTTCAACCACCCGCCGCCCCCTCACAACCATGGACCACCATTCAACACTGGTGGAGGCCCACGCATGATGGGGCCACCACCAGGTCAGGGCCGAGGAGATAATGGCAACTACTGGGGAGACGACTCCATGAGAGGAGGGCCCCACCGAGGGGGTCACTTCCACCGAGGAGGCAGGGGccggggaggaggagagccaggtTTTAGGGGTCGAGGACGTGGAGGGCCTAGAGGAGGGCACAACAGCATGAACG ACATGTCCAAGAGACCTGTGTGTCGTCACTTCATGATGAAGGGAAGCTGCAGGTATGAAAGCAACTGTGCCTTCTACCACCCTGGGGTAAACGGACCACCACTGCCTCCCAACCATCCTGCTAACAACCAACACAACCAGCACGCACAGCATGGACACTAG